A genomic region of Miscanthus floridulus cultivar M001 chromosome 3, ASM1932011v1, whole genome shotgun sequence contains the following coding sequences:
- the LOC136546562 gene encoding oleoyl-acyl carrier protein thioesterase 1, chloroplastic-like, whose product MLRCHTPPQCGHAPLRHHGRRESPQAAAPGVVVRCARGAPQVPGIEAASPGHAAATAAKAEGGDARPSLAERLRLGSLLEDGLSYKESFIVRCYEVGINKTATIETIANLLQEVGCNHAQSVGFSTDGFATTTTMRKLGLIWVTNRMHIEIYKYPAWGDVVEIETWCQEDGRIGTRRDWILKDLANGEVIGRATSKWVMMNQNTRRLQRVSDDVRDEVFIHCPKTPRLAFPEENNGSLKKIPNLSDPAQYSRLGLVPRRADLDMNQHVNNVTYIGWVLESIPQDIIDTHELQTITLDYRRECQHDDIVDSLTYIEEGEEKSMNGSASAAPHKEEQQQQFLHCLRFAANGDEINRGRTVWRKLAR is encoded by the exons ATGCTGCGCTGCCACACGCCACCGCAATGCGGCCACGCGCCGCTGCGCCACCACGGAAGGCGGGAGTCGCCTCAGGCGGCGGCGCCCGGGGTGGTGGTGCGGTGCGCGCGGGGTGCGCCGCAGGTGCCCGGGATCGAGGCGGCGTCGCCGGGCCACGCGGCTGCCACGGCGGCTAAGGCGGAAGGGGGTGACGCGCGGCCCAGTCTGGCCGAGCGGCTGCGGCTGGGGAGCCTCCTGGAGGACGGGCTCTCGTACAAGGAGAGCTTCATCGTGCGCTGCTACGAGGTGGGCATCAACAAGACGGCCACCATCGAGACCATCGCCAATCTCCTCCAG GAGGTAGGATGTAACCATGCACAAAGCGTTGGGTTCTCCACTGATGGCTTTGCCACAACTACTACAATGAGAAAACTTGGACTTATTTGGGTGACGAACCGAATGCACATTGAGATCTACAAGTACCCAGCTTG GGGCGATGTTGTTGAGATTGAAACATGGTGCCAAGAAGATGGAAGAATTGGTACTCGTCGTGATTGGATCCTCAAGGACCTGGCTAATGGTGAAGTTATTGGCAGAGCTACCAG CAAATGGGTCATGATGAACCAAAATACACGGAGACTTCAGCGAGTCAGTGATGACGTGAGGGATGAGGTGTTTATACATTGTCCAAAGACTCCAAG ATTAGCATTCCCAGAGGAAAATAATGGCAGTTTGAAGAAGATTCCGAATCTTTCAGATCCTGCACAATATTCAAGACTTGGACTAGTG CCAAGAAGAGCTGATCTGGACATGAACCAACATGTCAATAATGTTACTTACATTGGTTGGGTCCTCGAA AGTATACCTCAAGATATAATTGATACACACGAGTTACAAACAATCACTCTCGACTATAGAAGAGAATGTCAACATGATGACATAGTTGATTCGCTTACTTACatagaggaaggagaggagaaaaGCATGAACGGCTCTGCTTCCGCAGCGCCTCACaaagaggagcagcagcagcagttccTGCATTGCTTAAGATTTGCAGCCAATGGGGACGAGATCAACCGTGGCCGTACCGTGTGGAGGAAGCTAGCTAGATAA
- the LOC136546563 gene encoding oleoyl-acyl carrier protein thioesterase 1, chloroplastic-like isoform X2: MLRCHTPPQCGRAPLRQHGTRELPPAAAAPGVVVRCARGTPQVSGIEAASPGHAAAATAAAAKAERGDARPSLAERLRLGSLLEDGLSYKESFIVRCYEVGINKTATVETIANLLQEVGCSHAQSLGFSTDGFATTTSMRKLGLIWVTNRMHIEIYKYPAWGDVVEIETWCQTDGRIGTRRDWILKDLANGEVIGRATSKWATMNQNTRRLQRVSDDVRDEVFIHCPKTPRLAFPEENNGSLKKIPNLSDPAQYSRLGLVPRRADLDMNQHVNNVTYIGWVLESIPQDIIDTHELQTITLDYRRECQYDDIVDSLTNIEEGEEKSMNGSASAAPHKEERQQFLHCLRFGANGDEINRGRTVWRKLAR, translated from the exons ATGCTGCGTTGCCACACACCACCGCAATGCGGCCGCGCACCGCTCCGCCAACACGGAACGCGGGAGTtgcctccggcggcggcggcgcccggggTGGTGGTGCGGTGCGCGCGGGGTACGCCGCAGGTGTCCGGGATCGAGGCGGCGTCGCCAGGCCACGCGGCTgccgccacggcggcggcggctaaaGCGGAAAGGGGTGACGCGCGGCCCAGCCTGGCCGAGCGGCTGCGGCTGGGGAGCCTCCTGGAGGACGGGCTCTCGTACAAGGAGAGCTTCATCGTGCGCTGCTACGAGGTGGGCATCAACAAGACGGCCACCGTCGAGACCATCGCCAATCTCCTCCAG GAGGTAGGATGCAGCCATGCACAAAGTCTTGGGTTCTCCACTGATGGCTTCGCCACGACTACTTCAATGAGAAAACTCGGACTTATTTGGGTGACGAACCGAATGCACATTGAGATCTACAAGTACCCAGCTTG GGGTGATGTTGTTGAGATCGAAACATGGTGCCAAACAGATGGAAGAATTGGTACTCGTCGTGATTGGATCCTCAAGGACCTGGCTAATGGTGAAGTTATTGGCAGAGCTACCAG CAAGTGGGCCACGATGAACCAAAATACACGGAGACTTCAGCGAGTCAGTGACGACGTGAGGGATGAGGTGTTTATACATTGTCCAAAGACTCCAAG ATTAGCATTCCCAGAGGAAAATAATGGCAGTTTGAAGAAGATTCCGAATCTTTCAGATCCTGCACAATATTCAAGACTTGGACTAGTG CCAAGAAGAGCTGATCTGGACATGAACCAACATGTCAATAATGTTA cttacattGGTTGGGTCCTCGAA AGTATACCTCAAGATATAATTGATACACACGAGTTACAAACAATCACTCTCGACTATAGGAGAGAATGTCAATATGATGACATAGTTGATTCGCTTACGAACatagaggaaggagaggagaaaaGCATGAACGGTTCTGCCTCTGCAGCGCCTCACAAAGAAGAGCGGCAGCAGTTCCTGCATTGCTTGAGATTTGGTGCCAATGGGGACGAGATCAACCGTGGCCGTACCGTGTGGAGGAAGTTAGCTAGATAA
- the LOC136546563 gene encoding oleoyl-acyl carrier protein thioesterase 1, chloroplastic-like isoform X1, which translates to MLRCHTPPQCGRAPLRQHGTRELPPAAAAPGVVVRCARGTPQVSGIEAASPGHAAAATAAAAKAERGDARPSLAERLRLGSLLEDGLSYKESFIVRCYEVGINKTATVETIANLLQEVGCSHAQSLGFSTDGFATTTSMRKLGLIWVTNRMHIEIYKYPAWGDVVEIETWCQTDGRIGTRRDWILKDLANGEVIGRATSKWATMNQNTRRLQRVSDDVRDEVFIHCPKTPRLAFPEENNGSLKKIPNLSDPAQYSRLGLVSIPQDIIDTHELQTITLDYRRECQYDDIVDSLTNIEEGEEKSMNGSASAAPHKEERQQFLHCLRFGANGDEINRGRTVWRKLAR; encoded by the exons ATGCTGCGTTGCCACACACCACCGCAATGCGGCCGCGCACCGCTCCGCCAACACGGAACGCGGGAGTtgcctccggcggcggcggcgcccggggTGGTGGTGCGGTGCGCGCGGGGTACGCCGCAGGTGTCCGGGATCGAGGCGGCGTCGCCAGGCCACGCGGCTgccgccacggcggcggcggctaaaGCGGAAAGGGGTGACGCGCGGCCCAGCCTGGCCGAGCGGCTGCGGCTGGGGAGCCTCCTGGAGGACGGGCTCTCGTACAAGGAGAGCTTCATCGTGCGCTGCTACGAGGTGGGCATCAACAAGACGGCCACCGTCGAGACCATCGCCAATCTCCTCCAG GAGGTAGGATGCAGCCATGCACAAAGTCTTGGGTTCTCCACTGATGGCTTCGCCACGACTACTTCAATGAGAAAACTCGGACTTATTTGGGTGACGAACCGAATGCACATTGAGATCTACAAGTACCCAGCTTG GGGTGATGTTGTTGAGATCGAAACATGGTGCCAAACAGATGGAAGAATTGGTACTCGTCGTGATTGGATCCTCAAGGACCTGGCTAATGGTGAAGTTATTGGCAGAGCTACCAG CAAGTGGGCCACGATGAACCAAAATACACGGAGACTTCAGCGAGTCAGTGACGACGTGAGGGATGAGGTGTTTATACATTGTCCAAAGACTCCAAG ATTAGCATTCCCAGAGGAAAATAATGGCAGTTTGAAGAAGATTCCGAATCTTTCAGATCCTGCACAATATTCAAGACTTGGACTAGTG AGTATACCTCAAGATATAATTGATACACACGAGTTACAAACAATCACTCTCGACTATAGGAGAGAATGTCAATATGATGACATAGTTGATTCGCTTACGAACatagaggaaggagaggagaaaaGCATGAACGGTTCTGCCTCTGCAGCGCCTCACAAAGAAGAGCGGCAGCAGTTCCTGCATTGCTTGAGATTTGGTGCCAATGGGGACGAGATCAACCGTGGCCGTACCGTGTGGAGGAAGTTAGCTAGATAA